A stretch of the Prochlorococcus marinus str. MIT 0918 genome encodes the following:
- a CDS encoding shikimate dehydrogenase translates to MEPNKHKTINGDTSLVGVLGDPVNHSLSPVIHNAALLELNLNWCYLAIPSKEIHFELVVKGLRKINCKGLNITIPYKSQAMNCCTHINNFSKNIEAVNTLVPNDNDGWSGFNTDVDGFIAPLLYEKNWAKKKALIIGTGGSAKAVAKGLDLLGLGTITCISRSNESLMKFLNIIRPNINQKTNINGITKDNLSLKHYINESNLIINATPIGMTNKSIDNNIQQIPLGREIWNNLKKDTILYDLIYTPRPTEWLKLTTQYGCKRIDGLEMLIQQGASSLRLWSGIEEMPIDIMREAAHKELLNKKL, encoded by the coding sequence AAAACCATTAATGGAGACACAAGCCTTGTAGGGGTACTTGGGGACCCTGTGAATCATTCTCTTTCTCCAGTGATTCATAATGCTGCACTATTAGAGCTAAATTTAAATTGGTGTTACTTAGCAATTCCATCCAAAGAAATACATTTTGAGTTAGTAGTGAAAGGACTAAGAAAAATCAATTGCAAAGGACTAAATATAACAATTCCATATAAAAGTCAGGCTATGAATTGTTGTACACATATAAATAATTTTTCAAAAAATATAGAAGCTGTTAATACTTTAGTTCCAAATGATAATGATGGTTGGTCAGGTTTTAATACAGACGTTGATGGCTTTATAGCTCCTTTATTATATGAAAAAAATTGGGCTAAGAAAAAAGCATTAATTATAGGAACTGGAGGAAGTGCGAAGGCGGTTGCTAAAGGATTAGACTTATTAGGTTTAGGAACAATAACTTGTATAAGTCGAAGTAATGAATCCTTAATGAAATTTTTAAACATAATCCGGCCAAATATTAATCAAAAAACAAATATAAATGGAATAACCAAAGATAATTTATCATTAAAACATTATATCAATGAATCTAATTTAATAATAAATGCTACACCTATAGGCATGACAAATAAATCAATCGATAATAATATCCAACAAATACCACTAGGGCGAGAAATATGGAATAATCTAAAAAAAGATACTATTTTATATGATTTAATCTATACACCTAGACCTACTGAATGGTTAAAACTAACCACCCAATATGGATGCAAAAGAATTGACGGTCTTGAAATGCTAATTCAACAAGGTGCATCATCATTAAGATTATGGAGTGGAATAGAAGAAATGCCAATTGATATAATGAGAGAAGCAGCACACAAAGAATTGCTCAATAAAAAGCTATGA
- a CDS encoding Tic20 family protein — MISIKERIISIFIYMLPWSYAIVFGRDFFINFPISKLLIYPTIPIFYIQNILPFGSFILFIILLLAIAQNPKVSIFIRFNTMQALLINIALIIINYGYNIMIKLLEYVLFMQTISNIIFISSLSIIIFAVIQCSRGIEPDLPGISNAARIQV, encoded by the coding sequence ATGATTTCAATAAAGGAAAGAATAATCAGCATATTTATCTATATGCTACCTTGGAGTTATGCTATTGTGTTTGGACGAGATTTCTTCATAAATTTTCCCATCTCTAAGTTGCTAATTTATCCAACTATTCCAATATTCTATATTCAAAATATATTGCCTTTTGGTAGCTTTATCCTATTTATAATTCTTCTTTTAGCTATAGCTCAAAATCCTAAAGTATCGATCTTTATAAGATTTAATACCATGCAAGCTCTTTTAATTAATATAGCGTTAATAATAATAAACTACGGGTATAATATTATGATAAAGCTATTAGAATATGTATTATTCATGCAAACAATTTCTAATATTATATTTATAAGTTCTTTATCAATAATAATTTTTGCAGTAATTCAGTGCTCCAGAGGTATCGAACCTGATCTACCTGGAATCAGCAATGCAGCAAGAATACAAGTTTGA